The Providencia rettgeri genome includes a window with the following:
- the betC gene encoding Choline-sulfatase: MTVSRRTFIKGLAASGAAMSVSSPILASDGKPSNIKPYRPDNSPNLLIVFPDEMRAHALQFMGEDPSITPNLNKFAKQSKVMTQMASNYPLCSPFRGMFMTGQYPVRNGITGNAHDYGGKVGIDLSPYANCWSDVLKSLDYSTGYIGKWHLDAPYAPFIESYNNPMEGRYWNEWAAPNRRHGFDFWYSYGTYDLHMKPMYWANNTPREKPIYIDQWGPEHEADMAIKFLQNKNGQYRDNTKPFALVVSMNPPHSPYDQVPQKYLDVYKGKTSQELNTRPNVKWDVEYQEGYGPQYFKEYLAMVNGVDEQFGRIVDELEKQGLADNTLVVFFSDHGSCLGANGQPTKNNPYDESMRVPMMFRLPGKIKPGQDDALMSAPDIYPTILGLLGLEQWIPGSVEGSNLAERVVTGEGDVANSQLYLFIPYGEPSFGKRGVRTKTHTLVIDRQDGQPLKYTLYDNVNDPYQMKNVADENKPIIDKLIKDELIPWLEKTGDSWRPTEFITATTNKLNKKVSACEVK, translated from the coding sequence ATGACTGTTTCGCGCAGAACCTTTATAAAAGGATTAGCAGCCAGCGGTGCAGCAATGTCGGTTTCTAGTCCCATTTTAGCCAGTGATGGAAAACCTTCAAATATTAAGCCTTATCGGCCCGATAACTCCCCTAACTTATTGATAGTATTCCCCGATGAGATGCGTGCCCATGCGTTACAATTTATGGGAGAAGACCCGTCAATTACCCCTAATTTAAATAAGTTTGCCAAACAATCAAAAGTCATGACACAAATGGCATCCAATTACCCACTATGTTCTCCATTTCGTGGCATGTTTATGACTGGCCAATATCCTGTACGTAACGGTATTACAGGCAACGCACATGATTATGGTGGGAAGGTAGGGATTGATTTATCACCTTACGCTAATTGTTGGTCTGATGTTTTGAAATCATTGGATTACAGCACGGGTTATATTGGTAAATGGCATTTGGATGCGCCATATGCACCTTTCATTGAAAGCTATAACAATCCGATGGAAGGGCGTTATTGGAATGAATGGGCAGCACCAAACCGCCGCCATGGCTTTGATTTTTGGTACTCCTATGGCACATATGATTTGCATATGAAACCGATGTATTGGGCCAATAATACACCACGAGAAAAACCTATTTATATCGACCAATGGGGACCAGAGCACGAAGCGGATATGGCCATAAAATTCTTACAGAATAAAAATGGGCAATACCGTGATAATACTAAGCCATTTGCGCTGGTTGTTTCAATGAACCCTCCACATTCACCGTATGACCAAGTCCCACAAAAATATCTTGATGTCTATAAAGGGAAAACCTCGCAAGAGTTAAATACTCGTCCAAACGTTAAATGGGATGTGGAATACCAAGAAGGTTATGGTCCTCAATATTTTAAAGAATATCTGGCGATGGTAAACGGCGTCGATGAACAATTTGGGCGTATCGTTGATGAACTTGAAAAACAGGGACTTGCTGATAATACATTGGTCGTTTTCTTCTCTGATCATGGTAGTTGTCTTGGTGCAAATGGGCAGCCGACAAAAAATAACCCTTATGATGAATCAATGCGTGTTCCGATGATGTTTCGGTTACCGGGTAAAATTAAACCGGGGCAAGATGATGCATTAATGTCAGCACCGGATATCTACCCAACGATTCTAGGTTTATTAGGATTAGAGCAATGGATTCCCGGCTCAGTTGAAGGAAGTAATTTAGCTGAGCGAGTGGTTACTGGTGAGGGGGATGTTGCCAATTCTCAACTTTACTTATTTATTCCGTATGGTGAACCTTCGTTTGGTAAACGCGGTGTGAGAACGAAAACTCATACACTGGTTATTGATCGCCAAGATGGACAGCCACTGAAATATACGCTTTATGATAATGTGAATGACCCTTATCAAATGAAAAATGTGGCAGATGAAAACAAGCCAATTATTGATAAATTAATTAAAGATGAGCTCATACCGTGGTTAGAAAAAACCGGTGACTCTTGGAGACCAACAGAGTTTATTACGGCAACAACAAATAAATTAAATAAGAAAGTCTCAGCGTGTGAAGTTAAATAA
- the kdgM_1 gene encoding Oligogalacturonate-specific porin kdgM precursor, with protein MKRLIIASAVLFAISSQSALANNYKTTIEYRHQYLDASGKSGDRIKAFLDTGKNIGFELDARYGNKDGAYDAMKIDGSEFSAFYYTKLNPNLVGLVGASLDFDKLGLVYVPYVRLNYTFDNGIRLQGRYKWKVWDYGQAGENGSNYHSKIQEFDSWIGYKWGNLDLQYQLDLMWEMADNAQPLYNDKKFDYQHNVRLRYDIKADDGALWRPFVEVGNVKENRFSSDRQTRFRVGIQYTW; from the coding sequence ATGAAAAGATTAATTATTGCTAGTGCAGTGTTATTTGCAATTTCATCACAATCTGCTCTCGCAAATAACTATAAAACAACAATTGAATACCGTCACCAATATTTAGATGCATCAGGGAAAAGTGGAGATAGAATTAAAGCTTTCTTGGATACAGGAAAAAATATTGGATTTGAACTCGATGCACGTTATGGGAATAAAGATGGTGCCTATGATGCAATGAAAATTGATGGTTCAGAATTTTCAGCTTTTTATTATACAAAGTTGAACCCAAATTTAGTGGGACTTGTCGGTGCTTCTCTTGATTTTGATAAATTAGGTTTAGTTTATGTGCCTTATGTCCGTTTAAATTATACATTCGATAATGGTATTCGTTTGCAAGGCCGTTATAAATGGAAAGTGTGGGATTATGGTCAAGCTGGGGAAAACGGCAGTAATTACCATTCTAAAATCCAGGAGTTTGATAGCTGGATAGGTTACAAATGGGGTAACTTAGACCTGCAATATCAGTTAGATTTAATGTGGGAAATGGCTGACAACGCTCAACCTCTTTATAATGATAAGAAATTCGATTATCAACACAACGTTCGCCTTCGTTATGACATTAAAGCGGATGATGGTGCTTTATGGCGCCCATTTGTTGAAGTGGGTAATGTGAAAGAAAATAGGTTTTCAAGTGACCGCCAAACACGTTTCCGTGTAGGTATTCAATATACTTGGTAA
- the yteR gene encoding Unsaturated rhamnogalacturonyl hydrolase YteR, with amino-acid sequence MEQSSLPKPLQRNTVLDDMKRVYRYQSKNQVRSVLRRSGKTRFIKDTDWERGVLWSCVAAAWQATQDNEYLAGVLDYTLHTGFRTGPNPRFADDHVCTQAYLAVSSQFDHPEVLEPTINAFNLMLAEPKPGREDWWWCDALFMAPPAFAALSTKMNDGRYFDYMHTAYWDAIEHLRDPETGLIYRDYRYIPDGKGGELREKNGEKVFWSRGIGWVIASIPRILQSLPNDFPARQQYVNLFTELMETVIQYQQEDGFWRTSLLDPQSFPAPESSATALFCYGLAWGLNQGLLEEMRYLPLLEKSWRALQNCIHPNGMLGWVQLPAFNPRDVKYEHNMDYGAGAYLLAASEVIQLKI; translated from the coding sequence ATGGAACAATCATCATTACCAAAACCATTACAACGTAATACGGTTTTAGATGATATGAAACGAGTTTATCGTTATCAATCAAAAAACCAAGTACGCAGTGTACTTCGTCGTAGTGGCAAAACCCGTTTTATCAAAGATACAGACTGGGAACGTGGTGTTCTGTGGTCTTGTGTTGCTGCTGCATGGCAAGCAACACAGGATAACGAATATCTCGCTGGTGTATTGGATTACACATTACATACAGGATTTCGTACAGGACCTAACCCGCGTTTTGCCGATGACCACGTCTGCACCCAAGCCTATTTAGCTGTGAGTTCACAATTTGATCATCCAGAAGTCCTTGAACCCACTATTAACGCATTCAACCTTATGTTAGCAGAGCCAAAACCAGGTCGAGAGGACTGGTGGTGGTGTGATGCACTTTTCATGGCCCCTCCAGCTTTTGCTGCATTATCAACTAAAATGAATGACGGTCGCTATTTCGATTACATGCATACCGCTTATTGGGATGCGATAGAACATTTGCGTGATCCTGAAACTGGTTTAATTTATCGCGATTATCGTTATATTCCTGATGGTAAAGGTGGTGAATTGCGTGAAAAAAATGGTGAGAAAGTATTTTGGAGTCGAGGCATTGGTTGGGTCATTGCGTCTATCCCTCGTATCTTACAATCTTTACCTAATGATTTCCCTGCCCGCCAGCAATATGTAAATTTATTTACGGAGCTAATGGAAACTGTCATTCAATACCAGCAAGAAGATGGCTTCTGGCGTACCAGTTTACTTGACCCGCAAAGCTTTCCCGCTCCCGAAAGTAGCGCCACCGCATTATTTTGCTATGGCTTAGCATGGGGGTTAAACCAAGGTTTACTGGAAGAAATGCGTTATCTGCCTTTACTAGAAAAATCATGGCGTGCACTACAAAACTGTATTCACCCTAATGGCATGTTAGGTTGGGTGCAGCTTCCGGCGTTCAATCCACGAGATGTCAAGTATGAACATAATATGGATTATGGGGCAGGAGCATATTTGTTAGCAGCAAGTGAAGTTATTCAACTCAAAATTTAA
- the kduD_1 gene encoding 2-dehydro-3-deoxy-D-gluconate 5-dehydrogenase — MNLFDLTGKVAIVTGCNTGLGQGMAIGLAQAGADIVGVGIQDAPETRTQVEALGRKFHYIIMNLMEQDGLQTLVDDAVSAMGHVDILVNNAGIIRREDLLEFSEKDWDDVININQKTLFFLSQRVARQFVKQGNGGKIINIASMLSFQGGIRVPSYTASKSAVMGLTRALATELSQYNINVNAIAPGYMATDNTAALRADADRNAAILERIPAGRWGTPEDLAGPAIFLASKASDYINGYTIAVDGGWLAR, encoded by the coding sequence ATGAACTTATTTGATTTAACAGGAAAAGTTGCGATTGTCACTGGATGTAATACCGGTTTAGGTCAAGGGATGGCAATTGGTTTAGCCCAAGCAGGCGCGGATATTGTCGGGGTTGGTATTCAAGATGCCCCTGAAACACGTACTCAAGTTGAAGCTTTAGGCCGTAAATTTCACTATATTATCATGAATTTAATGGAACAAGACGGGTTACAAACTTTAGTTGATGATGCGGTATCCGCTATGGGCCATGTTGATATCCTTGTCAATAATGCGGGTATTATTCGCCGTGAAGACTTATTAGAGTTTAGTGAAAAAGATTGGGACGATGTGATTAATATTAATCAAAAAACCTTATTCTTTTTATCTCAACGTGTTGCACGCCAATTCGTGAAGCAAGGTAATGGCGGGAAAATTATTAATATTGCATCAATGCTTTCATTCCAAGGTGGTATTCGGGTTCCATCTTACACAGCAAGCAAGTCAGCTGTCATGGGGCTCACTCGTGCTCTTGCTACTGAGCTTTCCCAATACAACATTAATGTGAATGCAATCGCCCCAGGTTACATGGCAACAGACAACACAGCAGCACTACGCGCAGATGCAGACCGCAACGCGGCTATCTTAGAGCGCATTCCTGCAGGTCGTTGGGGAACACCTGAGGATTTAGCAGGACCAGCCATCTTTTTAGCCTCCAAAGCAAGCGACTATATTAATGGTTATACCATTGCTGTTGATGGTGGCTGGTTAGCTCGCTAA
- the kduI_1 gene encoding 4-deoxy-L-threo-5-hexosulose-uronate ketol-isomerase codes for MNSAPAHHTYPTRKITIEQASPEKLGHVENCNVRTIYKFLHPSILPTCQLSMGMTVLEPGSLWNTMPCHTHERRMEVYLYFNMQEDNVVFHYMGEPSETRHIVVRNEQAVISPSWSIHSGVGTAAYTFIWGMVGENQVFHDMDHVAMKDLK; via the coding sequence ATGAACAGTGCTCCTGCACACCATACCTATCCAACACGCAAAATTACTATCGAACAAGCTTCACCAGAAAAATTGGGTCATGTTGAAAATTGTAACGTTCGAACCATTTATAAATTCTTACACCCATCTATTTTACCAACCTGCCAATTATCAATGGGCATGACAGTACTCGAACCCGGTAGCTTATGGAATACCATGCCATGCCATACCCATGAGCGCCGTATGGAAGTGTATCTGTATTTCAATATGCAAGAAGACAACGTTGTTTTCCATTATATGGGTGAGCCTTCGGAAACCCGCCATATTGTTGTTCGTAATGAACAAGCCGTCATTAGTCCAAGCTGGTCTATTCACTCAGGAGTGGGAACCGCGGCTTATACATTTATATGGGGAATGGTTGGGGAAAACCAGGTATTCCACGATATGGACCATGTCGCGATGAAAGATCTGAAATAA
- the kduI_2 gene encoding 4-deoxy-L-threo-5-hexosulose-uronate ketol-isomerase, with protein MEIRQPIHSEHAKTLDTEGLRKQFLIENLFREGEMNLTYSHIDRIIVGGIVPTQKPLALMAGKALGVEFFLERRELGAINIGGLVKLSLTAKLMISHQKKLFILVWVLNLSSLSVTMPLPLHVFI; from the coding sequence ATGGAAATTCGTCAACCAATTCACAGCGAGCATGCAAAAACACTTGATACTGAAGGCTTACGCAAACAGTTCCTGATCGAGAACTTGTTCCGTGAAGGGGAAATGAATCTCACTTATAGCCATATCGACCGCATCATTGTGGGCGGCATTGTTCCAACACAAAAGCCACTCGCTCTTATGGCAGGAAAAGCATTAGGCGTTGAGTTCTTTCTTGAGCGTCGTGAACTGGGTGCAATTAATATTGGGGGGCTGGTCAAGTTATCGTTGACAGCGAAACTTATGATATCGCACCAAAAGAAGCTATTTATATTGGTATGGGTGCTAAATCTGTCGAGTTTATCAGTAACGATGCCATTACCCCTGCACGTTTTTATATGA
- the nagA_1 gene encoding N-acetylglucosamine-6-phosphate deacetylase, giving the protein MKKQYAILADRTFTPEGIRYQQYVRVCNGVIQEITDTAPEHCPVIRLEDRSLLPGFVDIHIHGRAGADVMDASQQGLQTIADALVKTGVVAWVGTTVTAPMNDIKRALTQVCEFITKPQTSGAQLVGSFLEGPYFTERHRGSHPVKYLKSPTIHELEDLMQCANHTLLRVAVAPEAEGAIEAIDWLVQHGIKTSVAHTAADFMQTSLAFSQGADCGVHLYNGMTSLHHREPGCCGAVLYHDVLAELIADGVHVHPVMMQLAYRMKGYQRLALITDCMRAGGLPDGDYALGAQTVKVTQGQARTADGSLAGSTCSLDNALRNMVQLAHVPEWEAVQMATSVPAQYLGIDDQFGYIRVGAQANFAVVDNNFYLTDTFIRGEHVHSVFGDTDH; this is encoded by the coding sequence ATGAAAAAGCAATATGCCATTTTAGCGGATCGCACCTTTACTCCTGAAGGAATTCGCTATCAGCAGTATGTTCGAGTGTGCAACGGTGTTATACAGGAAATTACGGATACTGCTCCCGAACACTGCCCTGTTATCCGTCTTGAAGACCGCTCCTTACTGCCGGGATTTGTTGATATCCATATTCATGGGCGTGCTGGTGCAGATGTCATGGATGCAAGCCAACAAGGGTTGCAAACCATTGCTGATGCATTAGTCAAAACCGGCGTTGTGGCTTGGGTAGGAACCACCGTCACCGCACCAATGAATGATATTAAACGCGCACTCACCCAAGTGTGTGAATTTATCACCAAGCCGCAAACATCAGGAGCTCAATTAGTCGGCAGTTTTTTAGAAGGCCCTTACTTCACTGAACGTCATCGAGGCTCACATCCTGTTAAGTACTTAAAATCGCCGACCATTCATGAATTAGAAGACCTTATGCAATGTGCTAATCACACACTTTTGCGTGTTGCAGTTGCACCTGAAGCTGAAGGCGCCATTGAGGCTATTGATTGGTTAGTACAACACGGTATTAAAACCAGTGTTGCACATACCGCCGCCGATTTCATGCAAACCAGTCTTGCATTTTCCCAAGGAGCAGATTGTGGTGTGCATCTTTATAACGGGATGACCAGTTTACACCATAGAGAACCCGGTTGCTGTGGCGCAGTGTTGTACCACGATGTTCTTGCGGAACTGATTGCCGATGGCGTTCATGTTCATCCCGTCATGATGCAGCTAGCGTATCGAATGAAAGGTTATCAGCGGCTCGCTTTAATCACAGATTGTATGCGAGCTGGCGGCCTACCAGATGGTGATTATGCCCTTGGGGCACAAACGGTAAAAGTCACGCAAGGGCAAGCTCGCACAGCCGATGGCTCTCTTGCAGGCAGTACATGTAGCCTTGATAACGCATTGCGCAATATGGTGCAACTCGCTCATGTTCCTGAGTGGGAAGCTGTACAAATGGCCACATCGGTCCCCGCTCAATACCTTGGAATTGATGACCAATTTGGCTACATCCGAGTTGGGGCTCAAGCTAATTTTGCCGTTGTTGATAATAATTTTTATCTAACAGACACATTCATCAGAGGTGAACACGTTCACTCTGTATTCGGGGATACCGACCATTAA
- the manX_1 gene encoding EIIAB-Man: MIGLIVSGHINFASGMASAVKAIAGEQENMVFIDFVETLSPDELEQQMRAAMDAMNCEQVLFLTDLPGGTPCNRAMAIMMEDKSVEVLAGVNLPMIVNAALEREGVDAKELLSILQDIGTSSIQDLRQQLAMISEPEFEEDGL; this comes from the coding sequence ATGATTGGTTTGATTGTTTCTGGGCACATTAATTTTGCGAGCGGTATGGCTTCCGCCGTCAAAGCCATCGCAGGTGAACAGGAAAATATGGTGTTTATTGATTTTGTTGAAACCCTTTCTCCCGACGAATTGGAACAACAAATGCGAGCAGCAATGGACGCCATGAATTGTGAACAAGTACTTTTTCTTACCGACCTTCCTGGTGGAACCCCTTGTAACCGCGCTATGGCAATTATGATGGAAGATAAATCCGTTGAAGTTTTAGCTGGAGTTAATTTGCCGATGATCGTCAATGCGGCATTAGAACGTGAAGGCGTTGATGCGAAAGAACTTCTTTCTATCTTACAGGATATTGGTACTAGCAGTATCCAAGACCTACGTCAGCAACTGGCGATGATATCAGAGCCTGAATTTGAAGAAGATGGCCTATGA
- the manZ_1 gene encoding PTS system mannose-specific EIID component encodes MVSDNKTTVETKNLPVESYVDGVDEYQDTTVRKVITKGDLWRCAFRGLFMEGNFNFERMQGGGFAFSIIPALRKIHGNNKRDYATALKNHLQFFNASPKLFTFLLGTAVAMEENKEKPSTVNVMKVAGMGPTGGIGDAIDHMTLMPLTLALGASIAMEGSIAGPFVFFFLYQIVHFFVYFGLMFMGYRAGTAAMVNMSDATEKLAKAANIMGIFVIGALSATFIKVQTTAAVEVGGKVVELQTALFDKIMPNLLPLCLVFLMFKMVKGTGFWAKPPVLIFSALAFGVIGHVLGVM; translated from the coding sequence ATGGTATCTGATAACAAAACAACAGTAGAAACAAAAAACTTACCTGTGGAATCCTACGTTGATGGCGTTGATGAATATCAAGATACCACTGTCCGCAAAGTCATCACGAAAGGCGATCTATGGCGCTGTGCTTTTCGTGGGCTATTTATGGAAGGTAACTTTAACTTTGAACGTATGCAAGGAGGTGGCTTTGCATTCTCCATCATCCCAGCCCTACGCAAAATTCATGGTAATAACAAACGCGATTATGCAACCGCACTGAAAAATCACTTACAGTTTTTCAATGCGAGTCCAAAATTATTTACTTTCTTACTTGGTACTGCCGTTGCCATGGAAGAAAACAAAGAGAAACCTTCTACGGTCAACGTCATGAAAGTGGCAGGCATGGGCCCAACAGGTGGAATTGGCGATGCTATCGACCATATGACACTGATGCCACTGACTTTAGCATTAGGTGCATCTATCGCAATGGAAGGCTCAATTGCCGGCCCATTCGTTTTCTTCTTTTTGTACCAAATTGTTCACTTTTTTGTCTATTTCGGTTTGATGTTCATGGGATATCGTGCAGGTACTGCAGCGATGGTTAACATGAGCGATGCAACAGAAAAACTCGCTAAAGCCGCCAACATCATGGGGATTTTTGTCATCGGGGCGCTTTCCGCCACCTTCATAAAAGTACAAACCACCGCTGCTGTCGAGGTGGGTGGCAAAGTGGTCGAACTACAAACCGCCTTGTTTGACAAAATCATGCCTAATTTACTCCCTCTGTGTCTTGTCTTTTTGATGTTCAAAATGGTGAAAGGGACAGGCTTTTGGGCAAAACCGCCAGTACTTATCTTCTCTGCCTTAGCCTTCGGTGTTATTGGCCATGTACTTGGTGTGATGTAA
- the agaC gene encoding PTS system N-acetylgalactosamine-specific EIIC component 1 translates to MIYEASLVALWAFFCGIDKYDVALNIHRPLITGPVVGLIMGDMQVGLIAGATLELAWLGLVPNAGAQPPDVTLGTIAAVAFAIMTNQSPAVAMGIGMPIAVLMQMIIIGFFAITAFTMGKADRYAEKADAAGISRLLVATITVRSLLYAIVAFVTVYFGEHAAQWIDENTPKVLLEGLGIGAKMVPAIGFAMLLKIMWSKEVAGVFFVGFVMTTYLKLPIMAVAILGASAAALYYFFSGNNNKNNSQQNEDFEDGI, encoded by the coding sequence ATGATTTATGAAGCTTCTCTTGTGGCTTTATGGGCCTTCTTTTGCGGTATAGATAAGTATGACGTTGCACTCAATATCCACCGCCCACTGATCACAGGGCCTGTTGTTGGCCTGATTATGGGTGATATGCAAGTCGGTTTAATTGCGGGTGCAACATTAGAATTAGCTTGGCTTGGGCTTGTTCCAAATGCAGGGGCTCAGCCACCTGATGTTACTTTAGGCACTATCGCCGCCGTTGCATTTGCCATTATGACTAATCAATCACCAGCGGTAGCGATGGGGATTGGTATGCCAATTGCCGTTCTCATGCAAATGATCATTATCGGCTTTTTTGCTATTACCGCGTTCACCATGGGTAAAGCTGACCGCTACGCTGAAAAAGCCGATGCGGCGGGGATCTCTCGGTTATTAGTCGCCACAATTACCGTTCGTTCTTTACTCTACGCGATCGTCGCCTTTGTAACGGTTTACTTCGGTGAACACGCAGCACAGTGGATTGATGAAAATACACCAAAAGTGCTCCTCGAAGGCTTAGGTATTGGGGCGAAAATGGTTCCAGCAATTGGCTTCGCGATGTTGTTGAAAATTATGTGGTCAAAAGAAGTGGCGGGTGTGTTCTTTGTTGGTTTCGTTATGACCACTTATCTCAAACTGCCAATTATGGCAGTAGCAATACTCGGCGCATCTGCGGCGGCTCTGTATTACTTCTTCAGCGGTAACAACAACAAGAATAACTCACAACAAAATGAGGATTTTGAAGATGGTATCTGA
- the levE gene encoding Fructose-specific phosphotransferase enzyme IIB component — MHAPNIVWTRIDERLLHGQIRITWGKHTEANLILVANDDAADGPNAAFMQAGMKASAGGEYAVRFFSIEKTIDVIHKASPRQKIFILCNNPTDVARLVEGGVPITHCNVGNMHFHEGKRQITKTVSVDERDLEAFRRLVDKGVACTIQNTPDQTPVNVLTLASA; from the coding sequence ATGCACGCACCAAATATTGTCTGGACCCGAATCGATGAGCGTTTATTACATGGGCAAATTCGAATCACTTGGGGTAAACACACTGAAGCAAATTTAATTCTTGTCGCTAATGATGATGCTGCGGATGGCCCTAATGCTGCTTTTATGCAAGCAGGAATGAAAGCCTCCGCGGGTGGAGAATATGCCGTCCGATTTTTCTCTATCGAAAAAACTATCGATGTCATTCACAAAGCGTCTCCTCGTCAAAAAATCTTTATTCTTTGCAATAACCCAACAGATGTTGCCCGCCTTGTCGAAGGCGGCGTTCCTATCACTCACTGTAATGTTGGCAATATGCACTTCCATGAAGGAAAACGCCAAATTACCAAAACAGTGTCTGTGGATGAGCGCGACTTAGAAGCATTTCGTCGGCTTGTCGACAAAGGAGTCGCTTGCACGATTCAAAATACTCCCGATCAAACCCCCGTTAATGTTCTTACTCTCGCATCAGCATAA
- the agaS gene encoding Putative tagatose-6-phosphate ketose/aldose isomerase, producing the protein MEYLSYQTPELEKLNAFWTAKEIEQQPECWEKTNQLIQEQRTEIDTFLAKVLQASDARIIMTGAGTSAFAGRALAPVLTGHLKRRVDAIATTDLVADPKEYLAEDVPTLLISFARSGNSPESVAALDVAEKCLTQCYHLVLTCNEQGQLYRYCQNNTNALAILMPEESNDRSLAMTSSFSSMMMAALCIFLTESFYLNEIKPYFYDYHDIFTQFNHRIREEYAGKFKRVIYLGSGGLQGLAQEAALKMLELTAGKVVANFDTPLGFRHGPKSIVNKETLIVLFLSNDKYTRQYETDLLREVIHDNASAKVIAVTSSSDDTQIEESFVYIKKMEQCSDSALFFPYLMLAQAFAFHSSIALGNTPDNPSPTGEINRVVQGVTIYPFSYQEDGVMPS; encoded by the coding sequence ATGGAATATTTAAGCTATCAAACACCCGAGCTCGAAAAGCTAAACGCATTCTGGACAGCAAAAGAAATTGAGCAACAACCTGAATGCTGGGAAAAAACAAACCAGCTAATACAAGAGCAACGTACTGAAATTGATACATTTTTAGCTAAAGTGCTTCAGGCATCGGACGCACGCATTATCATGACGGGTGCTGGAACATCGGCTTTCGCTGGCCGCGCTCTTGCCCCCGTTCTCACCGGTCATTTAAAACGCCGAGTGGATGCCATTGCCACCACGGATTTAGTCGCTGATCCAAAAGAATATTTAGCGGAAGACGTACCAACGTTACTAATTTCTTTTGCTCGCTCAGGCAATAGCCCCGAAAGTGTTGCCGCCCTCGATGTGGCAGAAAAATGCCTCACTCAATGTTACCACTTAGTTTTAACCTGTAACGAGCAAGGACAGCTATATCGTTATTGCCAAAATAATACCAATGCATTAGCCATTTTAATGCCTGAAGAGTCAAATGACCGTTCATTAGCCATGACTTCAAGCTTTTCATCCATGATGATGGCGGCACTGTGTATTTTCTTAACAGAATCCTTCTATTTAAACGAAATTAAACCTTATTTCTACGATTATCACGACATTTTTACTCAATTTAACCACCGTATCCGGGAAGAATACGCGGGTAAATTTAAACGAGTCATTTATTTAGGTAGTGGTGGCCTACAAGGTCTTGCACAAGAAGCCGCTCTAAAAATGTTGGAATTAACAGCTGGTAAGGTCGTTGCTAACTTCGACACACCGTTAGGCTTTCGCCATGGACCGAAATCTATCGTCAATAAGGAAACGTTAATCGTGCTGTTTCTGTCAAACGATAAATACACTAGACAGTATGAAACTGACTTATTAAGAGAGGTAATTCACGATAATGCTTCAGCAAAAGTGATCGCGGTCACCTCCTCTTCCGATGACACACAAATAGAGGAAAGTTTTGTTTATATTAAAAAAATGGAGCAATGCTCAGACTCAGCCCTATTTTTCCCTTATTTAATGTTAGCGCAGGCCTTTGCATTCCATAGTTCCATTGCACTGGGGAATACACCGGATAACCCATCTCCAACCGGAGAAATTAATCGAGTTGTTCAAGGTGTCACTATTTACCCGTTCTCATATCAAGAAGATGGCGTCATGCCTTCTTAA